In Polyangiaceae bacterium, a genomic segment contains:
- a CDS encoding DUF2760 domain-containing protein, whose amino-acid sequence MGKRVLGPYAPAAMPFFSRIVFAFGCFFRVLFDGAFAERAHAVRDGMPELPPPVEEKKKAPEVTPALQLLSLLQREGRLVDFLQQDVAGFSDADIGAAARVVHEGCRKALAKHAKIAAIRSEDEGDKVTVPEGYDPASVKLVGNVSGSGPFTGVLRHKGWRLEKLELPSLVGDGSAEVLAPAEVEL is encoded by the coding sequence ATGGGCAAGCGGGTCCTCGGACCGTATGCTCCCGCCGCCATGCCCTTCTTTTCGCGCATCGTGTTCGCCTTCGGCTGCTTCTTTCGGGTGCTCTTCGACGGCGCCTTCGCGGAGCGGGCCCACGCCGTGCGAGACGGCATGCCGGAGCTGCCACCACCGGTGGAGGAGAAGAAGAAGGCACCCGAGGTCACGCCCGCGTTGCAGCTGCTCTCGCTCCTGCAACGAGAAGGACGCTTGGTGGACTTCCTGCAGCAGGACGTGGCCGGCTTCTCCGATGCGGACATCGGAGCCGCAGCGCGGGTGGTGCACGAAGGCTGTCGCAAGGCCTTGGCCAAGCACGCGAAGATTGCCGCCATCCGCAGCGAGGACGAGGGCGACAAGGTAACTGTTCCGGAGGGGTACGATCCCGCGAGCGTGAAGCTGGTGGGCAACGTCTCCGGCTCGGGGCCGTTCACCGGCGTGCTGCGGCACAAGGGCTGGCGCTTGGAGAAGCTCGAGCTGCCGTCCCTGGTGGGTGACGGCAGCGCCGAGGTGCTGGCGCCGGCGGAGGTCGAGCTGTGA
- a CDS encoding Nif3-like dinuclear metal center hexameric protein, with the protein MAVRLADVLTLLDRIAPLRFAEPWDNVGLLVDPTSSSTLGVSRAFLTIELSDDVLGEAVERRAELIIAYHPPIFSGLKRLRQRNPEERVVLQAIRAELPVYSPHTALDAAPGGVNDWLASVLGRGRVEPLLRSAVGAAELKLVVFVPADRADALRNALSEEAGAGVIGNYSHCSFNLLGRGTFWGNDQANPQVGQRGHLESVDELRMEMVCDRKALPRVAEVIHRVHPYEEPAWEAYPLEPTAPPGFGMGRLLTLDEPAPLSALVDRVKRGLGLAHVRVAASRRHREGLPLRTAAVCAGAGGSLFEKAPPADLYLTGEMRHHDVRARVAAGHTVILCEHTNTERGYLPLYAQRIVEASGGALKVILSSRDRDPFETV; encoded by the coding sequence ATGGCCGTACGCCTCGCCGACGTCCTCACGCTCTTGGATCGCATCGCACCCCTCCGCTTCGCCGAGCCCTGGGACAACGTCGGCTTGCTGGTGGACCCGACCTCCAGCAGCACGCTGGGCGTGTCGCGTGCGTTCCTCACCATCGAGCTGTCGGACGACGTGCTGGGGGAAGCCGTGGAGCGCCGCGCGGAGCTGATCATCGCCTATCACCCGCCCATCTTCTCGGGGCTCAAGCGCCTGCGTCAGCGAAACCCGGAAGAGCGCGTGGTGCTGCAAGCGATTCGCGCGGAGCTCCCGGTGTATTCGCCGCACACCGCGCTGGACGCCGCGCCGGGGGGCGTGAACGACTGGCTGGCGTCCGTCTTGGGTCGTGGGCGCGTAGAGCCGCTGCTGCGCTCCGCCGTCGGGGCTGCAGAGCTCAAGCTCGTGGTGTTCGTGCCGGCGGATCGCGCCGACGCGCTCCGAAATGCCCTCAGTGAGGAAGCCGGCGCCGGCGTCATCGGCAACTACTCCCACTGCAGCTTCAACCTGCTCGGCCGTGGCACCTTCTGGGGAAACGACCAGGCCAATCCGCAGGTGGGTCAGCGTGGTCACCTGGAAAGCGTGGACGAGCTGCGCATGGAAATGGTCTGCGATCGCAAGGCGCTACCGCGTGTGGCGGAGGTCATCCACCGCGTGCACCCCTATGAAGAGCCGGCGTGGGAGGCGTATCCCCTCGAACCCACGGCGCCTCCCGGCTTCGGCATGGGCCGTCTGCTCACCTTGGACGAGCCCGCGCCGCTCTCCGCGCTGGTCGATCGCGTGAAGCGCGGCCTGGGTCTCGCTCACGTGCGCGTGGCCGCCAGTCGCCGCCACCGCGAAGGCCTGCCGCTCCGCACCGCCGCCGTGTGCGCCGGCGCCGGTGGCTCGCTGTTCGAGAAGGCGCCGCCGGCAGACCTGTACCTCACCGGCGAGATGCGTCACCACGACGTGCGCGCCCGCGTAGCCGCCGGGCACACCGTGATCCTGTGCGAGCACACCAACACGGAACGCGGCTACTTGCCGCTCTACGCGCAGCGCATCGTGGAAGCGTCCGGAGGCGCCTTGAAAGTGATCCTCTCGTCCCGAGATCGAGATCCCTTCGAGACCGTGTGA